A DNA window from Thermosynechococcaceae cyanobacterium Okahandja contains the following coding sequences:
- a CDS encoding mannose-1-phosphate guanylyltransferase/mannose-6-phosphate isomerase → MNCIPVILSGGSGSRLWPLSRQTHPKQFITLTGDGTSLLQQTWQRVEGLPMVQPPLVMANEHHRFLVAEQFQQLGVTPTQILLEPVGRNTAPAIATAALYVTDILKTDALLLVLPADHFIQDVAAFQRSLQWAMVPARADWLVTFGITPTCPHTGYGYLCCGEPLPYPHTHRVSTFVEKPDLATAEAYLQAGNYRWNSGIFLFRAQTFLEELGQYQPEIVQQCRLALHQGRQDLDFTRLAQDPFAQCAAISVDYAVMEKTAKAATVPLECGWSDVGSWSSLWEVTPKDELGNSCRGDVLTYNSKDCLVHSQHRLVTLLGVENLIVVETADAVLIAQQEAAQEVKRLVEDLQQRQRPEAQSHRQVYRPWGAYDSIDQGHRFQVKRITVKPGASLSLQQHHHRAEHWIVVSGTAEVTCNGKTFLLTENESTYIPIGAVHRLANPGKIPLEMIEVQSGAYLGEDDIVRFEDQYGRLPSP, encoded by the coding sequence GTGAACTGTATTCCCGTTATTTTGTCAGGGGGATCCGGCAGTCGCCTGTGGCCGCTGTCGCGCCAGACGCACCCGAAGCAGTTTATTACCCTCACCGGGGATGGCACGAGCCTGCTGCAGCAAACATGGCAGCGAGTAGAGGGGTTACCCATGGTGCAGCCCCCCCTAGTCATGGCTAATGAGCATCATCGCTTTTTGGTGGCCGAGCAGTTTCAGCAACTCGGGGTCACGCCCACACAAATTTTATTGGAACCGGTGGGACGCAATACGGCTCCGGCAATTGCCACTGCCGCCCTGTACGTGACGGATATCCTCAAAACCGATGCCCTCCTGTTGGTTCTGCCCGCGGATCACTTTATCCAAGATGTGGCTGCCTTTCAGCGCAGTTTGCAGTGGGCAATGGTGCCCGCCCGCGCAGACTGGTTAGTGACCTTTGGCATTACACCGACGTGCCCCCACACGGGCTACGGCTACCTTTGCTGCGGTGAGCCGCTGCCGTATCCCCATACGCACCGGGTGAGCACGTTTGTTGAAAAACCTGATCTGGCCACCGCCGAAGCCTACCTGCAAGCGGGGAACTACCGTTGGAATAGCGGCATCTTCCTCTTCCGTGCCCAAACCTTCTTAGAGGAGCTCGGGCAATACCAACCCGAGATTGTGCAGCAGTGTCGGTTGGCGCTGCACCAAGGGCGGCAGGATTTAGATTTTACCCGTCTTGCCCAAGACCCCTTTGCCCAATGCGCGGCCATTTCTGTGGACTATGCGGTGATGGAAAAAACCGCGAAGGCGGCAACGGTTCCCTTAGAGTGCGGCTGGAGCGATGTTGGCTCTTGGTCTAGCCTGTGGGAGGTGACCCCCAAGGACGAGTTGGGCAATAGCTGTCGGGGTGATGTGCTCACCTACAATAGCAAAGACTGTTTGGTTCACAGTCAGCACCGTTTGGTGACCCTTCTTGGGGTTGAAAACCTCATTGTGGTGGAAACGGCGGATGCGGTACTCATTGCCCAGCAGGAGGCCGCCCAAGAGGTCAAGCGGCTGGTGGAAGATTTACAACAGCGACAGCGGCCCGAAGCTCAGTCTCACCGCCAAGTTTATCGGCCATGGGGGGCCTACGACTCGATTGATCAGGGGCATCGCTTTCAGGTTAAGCGGATTACCGTCAAACCTGGAGCCAGCCTTTCGTTGCAGCAGCACCACCACCGTGCCGAGCACTGGATTGTGGTCAGTGGCACCGCCGAAGTCACCTGCAATGGCAAAACGTTTCTGCTAACGGAAAACGAGTCCACCTATATTCCCATTGGGGCGGTTCACCGCTTGGCTAATCCGGGCAAAATTCCCTTGGAAATGATTGAGGTGCAGTCCGGTGCCTACCTTGGCGAGGATGATATTGTGCGCTTTGAGGATCAGTACGGTCGCCTGCCATCACCCTGA